A genomic window from Serratia liquefaciens includes:
- the puuE gene encoding allantoinase PuuE, which translates to MSDFAFNKDYPRDLIGYAGRPPHARWPGQARIAVQFVLNYEEGAENNVLHGDAGSEQFLSDIIGAASYPERHMSMDSLYEYGSRAGFWRIHDEFQRRGLPLTVFGVAMALARNPQVVEAIKNAGYDVVSHGWRWIHYQQMDEKTERQHMQQAMTVLRDLFGQAPLGWYTGRDSPNTRRLVVEHGGLQYDSDYYGDDLPFWTEVQCANGETKPHLIVPYTLEANDMRFASPQGFNTGEQFFTYLKDSFDVLYAEGEESPKMLSIGMHCRLLGRPGKFRALQRFLDYIEQYDRVWVCRRQDIADHWLAQHPFKK; encoded by the coding sequence ATGAGTGATTTCGCGTTCAATAAAGATTATCCCCGTGATTTGATCGGCTACGCCGGTCGTCCACCGCATGCTCGTTGGCCTGGTCAGGCGCGCATCGCGGTGCAGTTTGTCCTCAATTATGAGGAAGGGGCTGAAAACAACGTGCTGCATGGCGATGCCGGTTCCGAACAGTTTCTCTCTGATATCATCGGCGCGGCCAGCTATCCTGAGCGGCATATGTCGATGGATTCCCTTTACGAATATGGTTCACGCGCCGGGTTCTGGCGGATCCATGATGAGTTTCAGCGCCGAGGCCTGCCATTGACGGTCTTTGGCGTGGCGATGGCACTGGCGCGCAACCCGCAGGTGGTCGAAGCGATTAAAAATGCCGGCTACGATGTGGTCAGCCACGGCTGGCGCTGGATCCACTATCAGCAGATGGACGAAAAGACCGAACGGCAGCATATGCAGCAGGCGATGACGGTATTGCGGGATCTGTTCGGCCAGGCACCGCTTGGTTGGTATACCGGCCGCGACAGCCCTAACACCCGCAGGCTGGTGGTAGAGCACGGGGGCCTGCAGTACGACAGCGACTATTACGGCGATGACTTGCCGTTCTGGACCGAGGTGCAGTGCGCCAATGGCGAAACCAAGCCGCACCTGATCGTCCCCTATACCCTCGAGGCCAACGATATGCGCTTCGCCTCGCCGCAAGGCTTTAACACCGGCGAGCAGTTCTTTACCTATCTGAAAGACAGCTTTGACGTGCTGTATGCCGAAGGCGAGGAGTCGCCGAAGATGCTGTCGATCGGCATGCATTGCCGTTTATTGGGCCGTCCGGGCAAGTTTCGCGCGCTGCAGCGTTTCCTGGACTATATCGAGCAATATGACCGGGTCTGGGTGTGCCGACGCCAGGATATTGCTGACCACTGGCTGGCACAGCATCCGTTTAAGAAGTAA
- a CDS encoding MFS transporter, translated as MHISSPPESPPMANTSPSNWPLALCAGLLGIGQNGLLVALPVLVSMTQLSLSVWAGLLTLGSMLFLVGSPWWGRQSEIRGCKFVVTMALAGYLFSFALLALAVWGLASGWLSSTLGLGGLIVARVIYGLTVSGMVPASQTWALQRAGYEQRMSALATISSGLSCGRLLGPLCAALALSIHPMAPLWLMALAPLIALLVVCRQHNDPPLPPVAHQQNRLRLNMVPYLLCALLLAASVSLMQLGLAPHLTGLFSHSATTVSHHVAVLLSVAAACTLLAQFLVVRPQRFSAPQLLLIAAVLMMVGLGLMCAQPLALFYVGCALASFGAAMATPGYQLMLNDKLSTGKGSGVIATSHTLGYGLSALMVPVVAKFYGESQLIAAALMMAVLLGGISSWLWRQHRISVNSAGE; from the coding sequence ATGCATATTTCTTCTCCTCCTGAATCACCGCCAATGGCGAATACGTCTCCTTCCAACTGGCCGCTGGCTTTGTGCGCCGGGCTGCTGGGTATCGGGCAAAACGGCCTGCTGGTGGCGTTGCCGGTGCTGGTCAGCATGACCCAGCTGTCGCTTTCAGTCTGGGCCGGACTTTTGACGCTCGGCTCGATGCTGTTTCTGGTGGGGTCACCCTGGTGGGGCAGGCAGTCTGAAATTCGCGGCTGCAAGTTCGTGGTAACCATGGCGTTAGCAGGGTATTTGTTCAGTTTTGCTTTACTGGCACTGGCGGTTTGGGGGCTGGCGTCTGGCTGGCTTTCATCGACGCTGGGGTTGGGCGGTCTGATTGTGGCACGCGTTATCTACGGGCTGACGGTGTCCGGTATGGTGCCTGCCAGCCAGACCTGGGCGCTACAGCGTGCCGGCTATGAACAGCGTATGTCAGCGCTGGCGACCATCAGTTCCGGGCTGAGCTGCGGGCGACTGTTGGGACCGCTGTGCGCCGCGCTGGCGTTGTCGATTCATCCGATGGCGCCGCTGTGGTTGATGGCGCTTGCGCCATTGATCGCCCTATTGGTGGTGTGCCGCCAGCATAACGATCCGCCGCTACCGCCGGTTGCCCATCAGCAAAACCGACTTCGCCTCAATATGGTGCCTTACCTGCTGTGCGCTCTGCTGCTGGCCGCATCGGTCAGCTTGATGCAATTGGGATTGGCACCGCATTTGACCGGTTTATTCAGTCATTCCGCTACCACCGTCAGTCATCACGTGGCGGTGTTGCTGAGCGTGGCGGCGGCCTGTACGCTGTTGGCTCAGTTTCTGGTGGTGCGCCCGCAGCGCTTTAGCGCGCCGCAGCTGCTGCTGATTGCCGCCGTGCTGATGATGGTGGGACTGGGCCTGATGTGCGCTCAGCCTTTGGCGCTGTTCTATGTCGGTTGCGCACTGGCCTCTTTTGGCGCGGCCATGGCGACGCCGGGCTATCAACTGATGTTGAACGATAAATTGTCTACCGGCAAAGGGTCGGGGGTCATTGCTACCAGTCATACGCTGGGTTACGGCCTGAGCGCATTGATGGTGCCGGTGGTGGCCAAATTTTATGGTGAGTCGCAGCTGATCGCCGCGGCTCTGATGATGGCGGTTCTGCTGGGGGGCATCAGCAGCTGGCTGTGGCGCCAGCACCGCATCAGCGTAAATTCTGCAGGAGAGTAA
- a CDS encoding TonB-dependent siderophore receptor, producing the protein MKRKHLWVLNPCLLAMLAPTAWAEEQKSEEQMVVSASRTHRTVAEMAQTTWVIESQEIEQQVQGGKEIKDMLAQLIPGMDVSGQGRTNYGMNLRGRSMMVMIDGVRLNSSRSDSRQLDSIDPFNIDHIEVISGATSLYGGGSTGGLINIVTKKGQKEQQVELQIGGKTGFGGHNDHDENVAAAVSGGNDNASGRLSVSYQRYGGWYDGKGNEVLIDNTQTGLQYSDRLDVMGTGTINIDDHQQLQLTTQYYKSQSDGDHGLFLGENFAAVTGNAKAYNSGNLNSDRIPGTERHLINLQYSNTDFLGQDLVAQVYYRDESLTFYPFPTLTAGQVTSIGASQQKTDFYGGKLTLNSKPIDALTLTYGIDAEHETFNSNQQFFDLAKAQQSGGMDLQNAYNTGRYPGYSTTNLASFLQASYDINPIFTLSGGVRYQYTENKIDDFVGYNQQQAIATGAATSADAIPGGKTDYNNALFNAGLLAHLTERQQTWINFSQGYEIPDPGKYYGNGTYALNNGHYQLNKSVNVGDSKLEGIKVNSYELGWRYTGDNLRTQIAGYYSLSDKSISINKTDMTINVNSDKRRIYGMEGAVDYFFEDSDWSAGTNFNFIRSETKVNGEWKKLVVDTASPSKVTAYVGWAPGDWNLRLQSQQTFDVSDDGDYTKAGSTQGRKIDGYNTIDFLGSYALPVGKLSFSVENLLDKEYTTVWGQRAPILYSPTYGSPELYSYKGRGRTFGLNYSVLF; encoded by the coding sequence ATGAAACGCAAACACCTCTGGGTATTAAACCCTTGCCTGCTGGCGATGCTCGCCCCTACGGCCTGGGCAGAAGAACAAAAAAGCGAAGAGCAAATGGTGGTTTCCGCCAGCCGTACGCACCGTACAGTGGCAGAAATGGCGCAGACCACCTGGGTGATTGAAAGCCAGGAAATTGAGCAGCAAGTCCAGGGCGGCAAAGAGATCAAGGACATGCTGGCGCAGTTGATCCCGGGCATGGACGTCAGCGGTCAGGGGCGTACCAACTACGGCATGAACCTGCGCGGCCGTTCAATGATGGTGATGATCGACGGCGTACGTTTGAACTCATCGCGTAGCGACAGCCGCCAGCTGGATTCGATCGATCCTTTTAATATCGATCACATTGAAGTGATCTCCGGTGCTACCTCGCTGTACGGCGGCGGCAGCACCGGCGGCCTGATCAATATCGTCACCAAAAAAGGCCAGAAAGAGCAGCAGGTTGAACTGCAGATCGGCGGTAAAACCGGCTTTGGCGGCCATAACGACCACGACGAGAACGTGGCGGCAGCGGTCAGCGGCGGCAACGACAACGCCTCAGGCCGGTTGTCGGTTTCCTATCAGCGCTACGGTGGCTGGTACGACGGCAAGGGCAACGAAGTCCTGATTGATAATACTCAGACCGGCCTGCAGTACTCCGATCGCCTCGACGTGATGGGCACCGGCACCATCAATATCGATGACCACCAGCAGTTGCAGCTGACCACTCAGTATTACAAAAGTCAGTCCGATGGCGACCACGGCCTGTTCCTGGGGGAAAATTTCGCTGCGGTGACCGGCAACGCCAAGGCTTACAACAGCGGTAACCTCAATTCGGATCGTATTCCGGGGACCGAACGCCACCTGATCAACCTGCAGTACTCCAACACCGACTTCCTCGGTCAGGATCTGGTGGCGCAGGTCTACTATCGCGATGAGTCGCTGACCTTCTACCCGTTCCCGACCCTGACGGCCGGACAGGTCACCAGCATCGGTGCTTCCCAACAGAAGACCGACTTTTACGGCGGCAAACTGACGCTGAACAGCAAGCCGATCGATGCCCTGACGTTAACCTACGGCATCGACGCCGAGCATGAGACGTTCAACTCCAACCAGCAGTTCTTCGATCTGGCCAAAGCACAGCAGTCTGGCGGTATGGATCTGCAAAACGCGTATAACACCGGGCGCTACCCGGGCTACAGCACCACCAATCTGGCGTCCTTCCTGCAGGCCAGCTACGACATCAACCCTATCTTCACCCTGAGCGGCGGCGTGCGCTACCAGTACACCGAAAACAAGATTGATGACTTCGTTGGCTACAACCAGCAGCAGGCTATCGCTACCGGCGCCGCCACCTCGGCCGATGCCATCCCAGGCGGGAAAACGGACTACAACAACGCCCTGTTCAACGCCGGTCTGTTGGCTCACCTGACCGAACGCCAGCAAACCTGGATCAACTTCTCGCAGGGTTACGAGATCCCGGATCCGGGAAAATATTACGGCAACGGTACCTATGCGCTGAACAACGGCCACTACCAGTTGAACAAAAGCGTCAACGTTGGCGACTCCAAGCTGGAAGGTATCAAGGTTAACTCCTACGAGCTTGGCTGGCGTTACACCGGCGATAACCTGCGTACGCAGATTGCCGGCTACTACTCCCTGTCCGATAAGAGTATTTCGATCAACAAAACCGACATGACCATTAACGTCAACTCGGACAAACGCCGCATTTACGGGATGGAAGGCGCGGTCGATTACTTCTTCGAAGACAGCGACTGGAGCGCAGGCACCAACTTCAACTTCATTCGTTCCGAGACCAAGGTCAACGGCGAATGGAAAAAGCTGGTGGTGGATACCGCCAGCCCATCCAAAGTGACCGCCTACGTCGGCTGGGCACCGGGCGACTGGAACCTGCGCCTGCAGTCACAGCAGACTTTCGACGTATCGGATGACGGCGATTACACCAAGGCCGGCTCGACCCAGGGGCGTAAAATTGATGGCTACAACACCATCGATTTCCTCGGCAGCTACGCGTTGCCGGTGGGTAAACTCAGCTTCAGCGTAGAAAACCTGCTGGACAAGGAATACACCACCGTTTGGGGCCAGCGCGCGCCAATCCTCTATAGCCCGACCTACGGCTCACCCGAGCTTTACAGCTATAAAGGCCGCGGCCGCACCTTTGGTCTGAACTACTCTGTACTGTTCTGA
- a CDS encoding IucA/IucC family protein, translating into MTIQFETATTDVAAQCFLNALMRETRDWQIVPAANNQQYPQLHIPLSPSQAIRITLRHTSPTQHHQYLFPARLHQQDDGAGVALSVEQWVTLLLEKPSVKGELPDEVVTRFRQRVLESHDNTQQAIAVRLDWPTLRDKPLNFAQAEQGLLVGHAFHPAPKSHEPFDEQQARRYLPDFGVRFPLRWFAVDKHHLCGDSLNLTLQQRLQRFAAESAPQLLAHFTDDVWLLPMHPWQADHLLTQAWCQELVTQGLLSDLGEAGERWLPTSSSRSLYSASNRDMIKFSLSVRLTNSVRTLSVKEVKRGIRLARLAQTPRWQQLQARYPTFRVMQEDGWAGLRSADGTIQEESLMALRDNLLFEQPESQTNVLVTLTQAAPDGGDSLLAAAVRRLATRLNLPVQQAAHTWLDAYCQHVLLPLFSTEADYGLVLLAHQQNILVEMQQDLPVGMLYRDCQGSGFTRDAGPWLAEIGEAEAENRFSEQQLLRYFPYYLLVNSSLAVTAALAAAGFDTEEQLMARVRDALSGLRASAKNTLCLDYVLDSSHWNCKGNFFCYLHDHNENTIVDPAVIYFDFVNPLRQGAAQ; encoded by the coding sequence ATGACAATCCAGTTTGAAACCGCGACGACCGACGTGGCTGCGCAATGTTTTCTCAACGCGTTGATGCGTGAAACCCGGGACTGGCAAATCGTTCCGGCGGCCAACAACCAACAGTATCCGCAGCTTCATATTCCACTTTCGCCTTCTCAGGCTATCCGCATCACTTTACGTCACACCTCCCCCACCCAACATCACCAATATCTGTTCCCTGCCCGCTTGCATCAGCAAGACGACGGCGCTGGTGTTGCATTGAGCGTGGAACAATGGGTGACTTTATTGCTGGAAAAACCGTCGGTGAAGGGAGAACTGCCGGATGAGGTCGTTACCCGTTTCCGCCAGCGCGTGCTGGAGAGTCATGACAATACCCAACAGGCGATCGCAGTGCGCCTGGACTGGCCAACGCTGCGCGACAAGCCGCTGAACTTCGCTCAGGCGGAACAGGGCCTGTTGGTAGGCCACGCCTTCCACCCGGCTCCCAAGTCCCATGAACCTTTCGACGAACAGCAGGCGCGCCGTTACCTGCCAGATTTTGGCGTCCGTTTCCCGCTGCGCTGGTTTGCCGTCGATAAACACCACCTGTGCGGCGACAGCCTGAACCTGACGCTACAGCAGCGCCTGCAGCGTTTTGCCGCAGAAAGCGCACCGCAACTGCTGGCGCATTTTACCGATGACGTCTGGCTGTTGCCGATGCATCCGTGGCAGGCCGACCATTTGCTGACGCAGGCCTGGTGCCAGGAACTGGTGACCCAAGGATTGCTCAGCGATCTGGGCGAAGCCGGCGAGCGCTGGTTGCCAACCAGCTCTTCCCGCTCGCTGTACAGCGCCAGCAATCGTGACATGATCAAATTCTCCCTCAGCGTGCGCCTGACCAACTCGGTGCGTACCCTGTCGGTCAAAGAAGTGAAACGCGGCATCCGTTTGGCCCGTTTGGCGCAAACGCCACGCTGGCAGCAGTTGCAGGCACGTTATCCCACCTTCCGCGTGATGCAGGAAGACGGCTGGGCCGGGCTGCGCTCTGCGGACGGAACGATTCAGGAAGAAAGCCTGATGGCACTGCGCGATAACCTGCTGTTTGAGCAGCCGGAAAGCCAGACCAATGTGCTGGTCACCCTGACCCAGGCCGCACCGGACGGCGGCGACAGCCTGCTGGCAGCAGCGGTGCGGCGTTTGGCCACCCGACTGAACCTGCCGGTGCAACAGGCCGCTCATACCTGGCTGGATGCTTACTGCCAACATGTCTTACTGCCGCTGTTCAGCACTGAAGCCGATTACGGACTGGTGCTGCTGGCCCATCAACAAAATATTCTGGTGGAAATGCAGCAGGATCTGCCGGTCGGCATGCTGTACCGCGACTGTCAGGGCAGCGGCTTTACCCGCGATGCCGGACCCTGGTTAGCAGAAATTGGCGAGGCCGAGGCGGAAAACCGCTTCAGCGAACAGCAGTTACTGCGTTACTTCCCTTACTACCTGCTGGTGAACTCCAGCCTGGCGGTCACTGCGGCGTTAGCCGCGGCCGGTTTCGACACTGAAGAACAGCTGATGGCCCGGGTGCGCGATGCGCTGAGTGGCCTGCGTGCCAGCGCCAAAAACACCCTGTGTCTGGACTACGTCCTCGACAGCAGCCACTGGAACTGCAAAGGCAACTTCTTCTGTTACCTGCATGACCATAACGAAAACACCATCGTCGATCCGGCGGTGATTTACTTCGACTTCGTCAACCCGCTGCGCCAGGGAGCCGCTCAATGA
- a CDS encoding GNAT family N-acetyltransferase has protein sequence MMPQAKLTHADNGFCCEQLGKALQLGLGLDGSAVLHCPGPLPQGWLVQALDQLLVAAPQLSGVTLPYAQWCEEPQAQTLFALASSDYLARETFYQLPLWLGAERHSASEKMQYDAERSLWFPQRPPRPSGEVYRRYDPQLKRTLSFRLPEVEHDAAQFTRWMNSPRVDAFWEMSGPLETQAAYLQRQLDSSYCYPLLGCFDDRPFGYFEVYWAPEDRIGRHYRWQPFDRGLHMLVGEEDCRGAQYIRSWLRGLTHYLYLDEPRTTRVVAEPRADNQRLFRHLPAAGYHTVKEFDFPHKRSRLIMNQRDEFFRGASV, from the coding sequence ATGATGCCGCAAGCCAAACTGACGCATGCCGACAACGGTTTTTGCTGTGAGCAGCTGGGAAAGGCGCTGCAACTCGGTCTGGGCCTGGACGGCAGCGCGGTGTTGCACTGTCCGGGACCGCTGCCGCAGGGCTGGCTGGTGCAGGCGCTGGACCAGTTGTTGGTGGCAGCACCGCAGCTCAGCGGCGTCACCCTGCCTTATGCGCAATGGTGTGAAGAGCCGCAGGCACAGACGCTGTTCGCGTTAGCCAGCAGTGACTATCTGGCGCGCGAAACCTTTTACCAGTTACCGCTGTGGCTCGGTGCCGAACGCCACTCCGCGTCCGAGAAAATGCAGTATGACGCGGAGCGTAGCCTGTGGTTCCCGCAGCGCCCGCCCCGCCCCAGCGGCGAGGTCTATCGTCGTTACGACCCGCAGCTCAAGCGAACCCTGAGCTTTCGTCTACCAGAAGTGGAGCACGATGCCGCGCAGTTCACCCGCTGGATGAATTCACCGCGCGTAGATGCCTTCTGGGAAATGAGCGGCCCGCTCGAAACCCAGGCCGCCTACCTGCAGCGTCAGTTGGACTCCAGCTACTGCTATCCGTTGTTGGGGTGCTTTGACGATCGCCCGTTCGGCTATTTCGAAGTCTATTGGGCTCCAGAAGATCGCATCGGTCGCCACTACCGCTGGCAGCCTTTCGACCGTGGGCTGCACATGCTGGTCGGTGAAGAAGACTGCCGCGGCGCGCAATACATTCGCAGTTGGCTACGTGGCCTGACGCATTATCTGTATCTGGATGAACCGCGCACCACGCGCGTGGTCGCCGAACCGCGCGCGGATAATCAGCGACTGTTCCGTCACCTGCCGGCCGCCGGCTACCACACAGTCAAAGAGTTCGATTTCCCGCATAAGCGCTCGCGTTTGATTATGAATCAGCGTGATGAATTCTTCCGGGGGGCTTCAGTATGA
- a CDS encoding lysine N(6)-hydroxylase/L-ornithine N(5)-oxygenase family protein — protein sequence MNQPLDFIGIGIGPFNLSIAALGSEVAGFNSKFLERKPHFSWHPGMMVPDCHMQTSFLKDLVSAVSPTNPYSFLNYLVKRKKFYRFLTTELRTVSREEFADYLDWAANGLKSLEFSQDIQSVDFDDQQRQFVVTTQRATYRARHVCLGIGKRIKLPDCVTEQNDRCFHASEMTMRNPNLAGKRVTIVGGGQSGADLFLNIFRAEWGKPAQLNWISRRNNYNALDEAAFANEYFTPDYVDSFYGLNDGAKQRMLTEQKMTSDGITSDSLLAIYRAMYHQFEVLREKPWAHLLPSRSLAAIQAAGDGWQLVTHHHLDQGKETFDTDVVIFATGYQQDRPAFLEPLADRLLTTADDQFRVAPDFSLEWEGPKENCLFAVNAGMHSHGIAEPQLSLMAWRSARILNRALGRDQFDLTSTPAVIQWRSRQPGIPSRAEHVMLNYTEF from the coding sequence ATGAATCAGCCCCTGGATTTCATCGGCATTGGTATCGGCCCGTTCAACCTCAGCATTGCCGCACTCGGCAGTGAAGTTGCCGGTTTTAACAGTAAATTCCTCGAACGCAAGCCGCACTTTTCCTGGCATCCCGGCATGATGGTGCCGGATTGCCATATGCAGACCAGCTTCCTGAAAGATCTGGTCAGCGCGGTATCGCCAACCAATCCCTACAGCTTTCTTAACTACCTGGTGAAAAGGAAGAAATTTTATCGATTTCTGACCACTGAACTGCGTACGGTATCGCGCGAAGAGTTCGCCGACTACCTCGACTGGGCCGCCAACGGGCTGAAGTCGCTGGAGTTCAGTCAGGATATTCAGAGCGTGGATTTTGACGACCAGCAGCGCCAATTTGTCGTCACGACCCAGCGTGCGACTTACCGGGCGCGCCACGTCTGCCTGGGCATCGGCAAACGCATCAAACTGCCGGACTGCGTTACCGAGCAAAACGATCGTTGCTTCCATGCCAGCGAGATGACGATGCGCAACCCGAACCTGGCCGGAAAACGCGTCACCATCGTCGGTGGCGGCCAGAGCGGTGCGGACCTGTTCCTGAACATTTTCCGCGCCGAATGGGGCAAGCCTGCGCAACTGAATTGGATTTCGCGTCGCAATAACTATAACGCGCTGGATGAAGCCGCCTTCGCCAACGAGTACTTCACGCCGGACTACGTTGACAGCTTCTATGGCCTGAACGACGGCGCCAAGCAGCGCATGCTGACCGAGCAGAAGATGACCTCCGACGGCATCACCAGCGATTCGCTGCTGGCTATTTACCGCGCGATGTATCACCAGTTTGAAGTGTTGCGCGAAAAGCCCTGGGCGCACCTGCTGCCAAGCCGTTCGCTGGCGGCAATCCAGGCCGCAGGCGATGGCTGGCAGTTGGTTACCCATCACCATCTTGATCAGGGTAAAGAAACCTTCGACACCGACGTGGTGATTTTCGCCACCGGCTATCAGCAGGATCGCCCGGCGTTCCTCGAACCTCTGGCTGACCGCCTGCTGACCACCGCCGATGACCAGTTCCGCGTAGCCCCCGACTTCAGCCTGGAGTGGGAAGGCCCCAAGGAAAACTGCCTGTTTGCCGTTAATGCCGGCATGCACAGCCACGGCATCGCCGAACCCCAGCTCAGCCTGATGGCCTGGCGTTCGGCACGCATTCTCAACCGGGCTTTAGGACGCGACCAGTTCGATTTAACGTCCACCCCGGCGGTGATCCAATGGCGTAGTCGGCAGCCGGGTATCCCCTCCCGCGCCGAGCACGTCATGCTCAATTACACCGAGTTTTAA
- the iucC gene encoding aerobactin synthase IucC, which yields MNTVDYADWQRVNRQMIAKILAELEYERTLHAEQHDGQWRILLGDAQYSFSAERGIWGWLHIDPATLACDQSPLAADQTLRQLAQVLKMDDAQVAEHLEDLYATLRGDMQLLSARHGMSAQDLIALDADALQCLLAGHPKFIFNKGRRGWGLTALHQYAPEYQGQFRLHWVAAKRGSFVWCADEEYSLDNLLNSAMDSAERQRFERRWRELKLSHDWIPVPLHPWQWQQKIALHFLPQLAEGELVELGEFGDSYLAQQSLRTLTNISRRSAFDIKLPLTIYNTSCYRGIPGKYISAGPAASRWLQQIFTEDDTLSASGAEILGEPAAGYMTHPTYASLAKAPYRYQEMLGVIWRENPSCYLQEDEQAILMATLMETDNHGQPLIAAYIARSGLSAEAWLQQMFSVVVVPMYHLMCRYGVALIAHGQNITLVMKDHVPQRVLLKDFQGDMRLVDQDFPEAASLPKVVRDVTVRLSADYLIHDLQTGHFVTVLRFISPLMKACGVSEPRFYQLLAQVLKGYMAQHPDMAERFALFDLFKPQIIRVVLNPVKLTYSEQDGGSRMLPNYLQDLDNPLYLVTKEFAQ from the coding sequence ATGAACACCGTAGATTACGCCGACTGGCAGCGCGTAAACCGTCAGATGATCGCCAAGATCCTTGCCGAACTGGAATACGAACGCACGCTGCATGCCGAGCAACACGACGGACAATGGCGCATTCTGCTGGGCGACGCTCAGTATAGCTTCAGCGCCGAACGCGGTATTTGGGGTTGGCTGCACATCGACCCGGCAACGCTGGCCTGCGATCAATCGCCGTTAGCCGCCGACCAAACGCTGCGCCAACTGGCTCAGGTGTTGAAAATGGACGATGCGCAGGTCGCCGAGCATCTGGAGGATTTGTACGCCACGCTGCGCGGCGATATGCAGTTGCTGTCCGCCCGTCACGGCATGAGCGCACAGGATTTGATTGCCCTGGATGCTGACGCGCTGCAGTGCCTGTTGGCCGGACACCCCAAGTTTATCTTCAATAAAGGTCGTCGTGGCTGGGGCCTGACCGCGCTGCATCAGTACGCGCCCGAATACCAGGGGCAGTTCCGACTGCACTGGGTCGCGGCTAAACGCGGCAGCTTTGTCTGGTGCGCCGACGAAGAATATTCACTGGATAACCTGCTTAACAGCGCGATGGACAGTGCCGAACGCCAACGTTTCGAACGGCGCTGGCGTGAGCTGAAACTGAGCCATGACTGGATCCCGGTGCCGCTCCACCCCTGGCAGTGGCAACAAAAGATCGCTTTGCACTTTCTGCCACAGCTGGCCGAAGGGGAGCTGGTGGAACTGGGTGAATTCGGCGACAGCTATCTGGCGCAGCAATCGTTGCGCACGCTGACCAACATCAGCCGCCGCTCCGCTTTCGACATCAAGCTGCCGCTGACCATTTACAACACCTCGTGTTATCGCGGCATTCCAGGCAAATACATCAGCGCCGGACCGGCCGCTTCCCGTTGGCTACAGCAGATTTTTACCGAGGACGATACGCTGAGCGCCAGCGGCGCCGAGATCCTGGGCGAGCCGGCGGCAGGCTATATGACCCATCCGACCTACGCCTCTTTGGCCAAAGCGCCTTACCGCTACCAGGAAATGCTGGGGGTGATCTGGCGTGAGAACCCTTCTTGCTACCTGCAGGAAGACGAACAAGCCATCTTGATGGCGACGCTGATGGAAACCGACAACCACGGCCAGCCGCTGATTGCCGCCTATATCGCCCGTTCCGGCCTGAGCGCTGAAGCCTGGCTGCAACAGATGTTCAGCGTGGTGGTGGTGCCGATGTACCACCTGATGTGCCGCTACGGCGTAGCGCTGATCGCCCATGGGCAAAACATCACGCTGGTGATGAAAGATCATGTGCCGCAGCGCGTGCTGTTGAAAGACTTCCAGGGCGATATGCGCCTGGTGGATCAGGACTTCCCCGAAGCGGCATCGCTGCCGAAAGTGGTGAGAGACGTCACCGTGCGCCTGTCCGCCGACTATTTGATCCATGATTTGCAAACCGGGCATTTCGTCACCGTGCTGCGCTTTATCTCACCGCTGATGAAGGCCTGTGGGGTCAGTGAACCTCGCTTCTATCAACTGCTGGCACAGGTGCTGAAAGGCTATATGGCACAGCATCCGGACATGGCGGAACGCTTTGCGTTGTTTGATCTTTTCAAGCCACAAATTATTCGCGTGGTGCTCAACCCGGTAAAACTCACCTACTCAGAGCAGGATGGCGGCAGTCGCATGTTGCCAAACTATCTGCAGGATCTGGATAACCCTCTCTACTTGGTCACCAAGGAGTTTGCCCAATGA